One segment of Allorhodopirellula heiligendammensis DNA contains the following:
- a CDS encoding sulfatase family protein gives MTIPRILTTLLLATFAVTVAAADRPNIIFIFSDDHAEQAISAYGSKVNQTPHIDRIAERGARFTNSFVTNSICTPSRATLLTGQYSHLNGVPVFNKFDSSRDTVAKHLQAGGYHTGVIGKWHLGSDPVGFDRWIVLPGQGNYWNPQFLVDGKRLTIEGHCTDITTDLGIEFLKTRPEDKPFFLMLHQKAPHRNWDPDLRNKAKFKDKSFPEPATLWDDYATRPAALPENQQTVAHDLTRRDLKLLPPEDLKGREANQWYGVKPNELTVEGQKLTGDELTKWKYQRYMQDYLACVQGVDDGVGKVLDYLDTTGLAKNTIVIYCADNGWYLGELGLYDKRFMYEPGLRVPLLACGPGINANSTPDQFVANIDLAPTFLDLAGLPVPEFMQGRSLAPLLRGESPSDWRDTVYYRYYHDPGHHNTAAHLGVRTKTHKLIYYWKMDAYEMFDLVNDPSEQHNLLFADEEASKPEIAAKFQELKTEIARLQTEFKDDGQYADPVTWPKGGSDGPFDDHQPAGKKTVAEAMKMTAT, from the coding sequence ATGACGATACCACGAATACTGACCACGCTGTTGCTCGCGACTTTCGCGGTAACTGTTGCCGCTGCGGACCGGCCCAATATCATCTTCATCTTCTCAGACGATCACGCCGAGCAAGCCATCTCCGCCTACGGATCGAAGGTGAACCAGACGCCCCATATTGATCGCATTGCCGAGCGTGGAGCGCGATTTACTAACTCGTTTGTTACCAATTCGATCTGCACACCGAGTCGGGCGACACTGTTGACGGGGCAGTACTCGCACCTCAATGGGGTGCCGGTGTTCAACAAATTTGACTCCTCACGCGATACCGTCGCGAAGCACCTGCAGGCGGGGGGGTATCACACAGGCGTCATCGGCAAGTGGCACCTGGGATCGGACCCCGTTGGTTTCGATCGCTGGATCGTGCTGCCCGGCCAAGGGAACTACTGGAATCCGCAATTCCTAGTCGACGGCAAGCGGCTAACGATCGAAGGCCACTGTACCGATATCACCACCGACCTTGGCATCGAGTTTCTGAAAACTCGGCCGGAAGACAAACCCTTCTTCTTGATGCTGCATCAAAAAGCCCCTCATCGCAATTGGGATCCCGATCTCAGAAACAAAGCAAAATTCAAAGACAAATCATTCCCTGAACCCGCAACACTTTGGGATGATTATGCGACCCGCCCCGCAGCACTCCCTGAAAACCAACAGACGGTGGCCCACGATTTAACTCGCCGCGATCTGAAACTCCTGCCCCCGGAGGATCTGAAAGGTCGAGAAGCCAATCAATGGTATGGCGTTAAACCAAACGAACTGACGGTCGAAGGACAGAAGCTCACCGGCGATGAACTGACGAAGTGGAAGTACCAACGTTACATGCAGGACTACCTCGCCTGTGTGCAAGGCGTCGATGATGGGGTTGGCAAAGTTCTCGACTATCTCGACACGACGGGTTTGGCTAAGAACACGATTGTCATCTACTGCGCCGACAACGGCTGGTATTTGGGTGAACTCGGACTCTATGACAAACGGTTCATGTACGAACCCGGCCTGCGGGTGCCATTGCTCGCCTGCGGTCCTGGAATCAACGCGAACAGCACACCCGACCAGTTCGTCGCGAACATTGACTTGGCACCCACGTTCCTCGATCTCGCCGGACTGCCGGTCCCCGAGTTCATGCAAGGCCGCTCGCTCGCTCCGCTGCTGCGCGGCGAATCACCGTCGGATTGGCGTGATACGGTTTATTACCGTTACTACCATGACCCCGGACACCACAACACGGCGGCTCACTTGGGCGTGCGAACCAAGACGCACAAGCTGATCTACTATTGGAAGATGGACGCCTACGAGATGTTCGATTTGGTCAACGACCCCAGCGAGCAACACAACCTGCTGTTCGCTGACGAGGAAGCCAGTAAGCCCGAGATTGCAGCGAAGTTCCAAGAACTCAAAACCGAGATTGCCCGCTTACAGACGGAGTTTAAAGACGACGGTCAGTATGCCGATCCAGTGACGTGGCCAAAGGGTGGCTCGGACGGCCCGTTTGACGACCATCAACCTGCCGGCAAGAAAACCGTTGCCGAAGCGATGAAGATGACGGCCACGTAG
- a CDS encoding DUF1559 domain-containing protein: MSLNPGRRSVHTGFTLVELLVVIAVIGVMVGLLLPAVQSAREAARRMQCSNNLKQMGLALHNYESTYKLFPPGRTSQGISVHAAILPFLEQAAAAQLVDPTVAWNHANNVAATKAFIPNFNCPSDAQSPLPMGWAGTTYRANQGSGILWGLPPTNPADPNFGMPEPSGVFYLTKQLAFRDILDGTSHTAAFSEHNQGDFSNAISSSGDTFWPQTNPQTPDEAYQQCEAIDTDNLMYQRVSDIGAPWVYGYHSTTTYMHVAPPNRRSCMFPPGRIATTANSNHFGGVLVCRCDGSVVFVSENVNLDIWRAAGTRAHHETVGDLP; this comes from the coding sequence ATGTCTCTCAATCCAGGACGAAGGTCCGTCCATACTGGTTTCACATTGGTAGAACTGCTCGTCGTGATTGCCGTTATCGGAGTCATGGTGGGCCTCTTGCTGCCCGCTGTGCAATCCGCTCGCGAAGCTGCCCGGCGGATGCAGTGCAGTAACAACCTGAAACAGATGGGGTTAGCGTTACATAATTACGAATCGACCTATAAGTTGTTCCCGCCCGGTCGCACATCACAGGGAATTTCGGTTCATGCAGCGATATTGCCATTCCTGGAACAGGCCGCTGCGGCACAACTTGTTGATCCCACGGTCGCCTGGAATCACGCCAACAATGTCGCTGCCACCAAGGCGTTCATACCTAATTTTAATTGTCCTTCGGATGCCCAGTCGCCACTGCCGATGGGCTGGGCGGGGACGACGTATCGCGCCAATCAAGGATCGGGGATTTTATGGGGTCTGCCTCCAACCAATCCTGCTGATCCTAACTTTGGGATGCCTGAACCCAGCGGCGTTTTCTATTTAACGAAGCAGCTTGCTTTTCGTGACATTCTCGACGGCACGTCTCACACCGCAGCGTTCAGCGAGCACAATCAGGGTGATTTCAGCAATGCCATTTCCAGCTCCGGAGATACCTTTTGGCCGCAAACCAACCCGCAAACTCCGGATGAAGCCTATCAGCAATGCGAAGCCATCGACACCGATAATTTGATGTATCAACGAGTGAGTGACATCGGTGCTCCTTGGGTGTACGGATACCACTCAACGACCACCTACATGCACGTGGCACCACCCAATCGCCGCTCGTGCATGTTTCCGCCCGGCCGTATCGCGACAACGGCCAACAGCAACCACTTCGGTGGCGTGTTGGTTTGCCGCTGCGACGGTTCGGTGGTATTCGTTAGCGAGAATGTTAATCTCGATATATGGCGTGCTGCCGGCACACGTGCCCACCATGAGACAGTGGGTGACCTGCCATGA
- a CDS encoding mechanosensitive ion channel domain-containing protein, which translates to MAVLLCSGMGALSGRAAETDEAKTPEYTAHTTLNPDIPLDQLKVMVKPLTKSELQVESDAWFKLLRAKAREIAAVRMGVKKATEAVNAADDEAAKSSLEVAESITKTVADEAEQEEKSVTAMAQRNLGLDEDVMDNSSPAEEPAPETDDTEPAGDTESAGDAESAGDAEPAGAAEPAGAAEPAGDLQSPDNDGGSTTETASPTAGESDAQTKTVNTAIKLKGDMLTSVTKLQDQRTVLSDRLAVVLNSLEAKGGDVAEYRTYSAAVSGIELDTSDAASAWAGIVGWMSSKEGGQRLAWNLGRFALILFITYLIAKVVAAIVNWLLERKLKLSQLAERLIASMIKNIVMLVGFAIALTALEVDITPVLAAIGATGLVIGLALQGTLSNFASGLMILINRPFDVGNVVNAGGITGTIAQMNLVSTTFRTFDNQTIHVPNNEIWNNVITNITANPTRRVDLEFGIGYDDDFEQAENLIKDVLQANKLVLSDPEPVVVTHELADSSVNIVCRPWAKTSDWWQVKTEVTREVKRKFDQVGISFPYPQQDVHFYGAAPAQNENA; encoded by the coding sequence ATGGCTGTATTGCTCTGCAGCGGCATGGGTGCGTTGTCGGGCCGGGCGGCGGAGACGGACGAGGCCAAGACGCCTGAATACACGGCTCACACCACGCTCAATCCCGATATTCCGTTGGATCAGTTGAAGGTGATGGTCAAACCGTTGACCAAGTCGGAGCTGCAGGTCGAGTCGGATGCGTGGTTCAAACTGCTGCGGGCGAAGGCACGCGAAATCGCAGCTGTGCGAATGGGCGTCAAGAAGGCGACCGAAGCCGTGAATGCCGCCGACGATGAGGCTGCCAAGAGCTCATTGGAAGTCGCCGAATCGATCACGAAAACAGTGGCCGACGAAGCCGAGCAGGAGGAGAAGTCCGTGACCGCGATGGCTCAGAGAAATCTCGGCCTCGATGAGGACGTGATGGACAATTCGTCCCCCGCTGAAGAACCCGCGCCCGAGACGGACGATACCGAACCCGCGGGCGATACCGAATCCGCGGGAGATGCTGAATCCGCGGGAGATGCTGAACCCGCCGGCGCGGCTGAACCCGCAGGCGCGGCTGAACCCGCCGGCGATTTGCAGTCCCCTGACAACGACGGAGGCAGCACGACCGAAACCGCATCGCCGACCGCTGGAGAGTCCGATGCCCAAACCAAAACTGTCAACACGGCGATCAAACTCAAAGGCGATATGCTGACCAGCGTCACCAAATTGCAAGATCAGCGGACGGTGTTGAGCGATCGATTGGCAGTCGTACTCAATTCGCTCGAGGCCAAGGGCGGCGATGTCGCGGAGTACCGCACCTATTCAGCCGCGGTTTCCGGAATCGAGTTGGACACGTCCGATGCCGCATCAGCATGGGCTGGCATCGTCGGCTGGATGTCGTCCAAGGAAGGCGGCCAGCGATTGGCGTGGAACCTCGGCCGCTTCGCCCTGATCCTGTTCATTACCTACCTGATCGCGAAGGTGGTCGCAGCAATCGTCAATTGGCTGCTCGAACGCAAACTCAAACTCAGCCAGCTCGCCGAGCGACTGATCGCCAGCATGATCAAAAACATCGTCATGTTAGTTGGGTTCGCTATCGCCCTGACCGCCTTGGAAGTCGATATCACACCTGTTTTGGCGGCGATCGGAGCCACCGGCTTGGTCATTGGACTGGCGCTGCAGGGAACGCTCAGCAATTTTGCGAGCGGCCTGATGATCCTGATCAATCGCCCTTTTGATGTCGGGAACGTCGTTAATGCGGGTGGCATCACCGGGACAATCGCCCAAATGAATCTGGTTTCCACCACCTTTCGAACCTTTGACAATCAAACCATTCACGTTCCCAATAATGAGATTTGGAACAATGTGATCACCAATATCACCGCGAATCCGACCCGTCGTGTCGACCTGGAGTTTGGAATTGGCTACGACGATGACTTCGAGCAAGCTGAGAATTTGATCAAGGATGTCCTGCAGGCCAACAAATTAGTGCTCAGCGACCCCGAGCCCGTCGTTGTGACCCACGAATTGGCCGATTCCTCCGTCAATATTGTCTGCCGCCCCTGGGCGAAAACGAGTGACTGGTGGCAGGTAAAAACAGAGGTCACCCGCGAGGTGAAACGGAAATTCGACCAAGTCGGTATCTCATTCCCTTACCCGCAGCAGGACGTGCACTTCTACGGGGCGGCTCCCGCCCAGAATGAGAATGCTTGA
- a CDS encoding ABC1 kinase family protein: MDASTLPQLVRNAERLNEVVSILLRYGLAPWLGNVRADWIQRLLRTHDGDQISHLDPSVRIRMALLELGTTFVKLGQMLSTRADLIGPELAAELAKLQSDTPPDAPGTVIDLITQEFGQPPSELFRRFNAEAFASASIGQVHHAEMHDGTAVVVKIQHAGIEHRIRNDLEILIELAKMAEANSLYLAQYQPVATAKQFRQTLEDELDFTIEQRSLQRFRENFKDDPHVAFPRPYENVSSRRVMTMAKFDGISVSRRDDLVAAGCDLADVARRGANLFLQMVFRHGFYHADPHPGNLMVLDGAVIGVLDCGMVGRLSGEMREQIEDVLIAAMDKDPPRMVDAVVQIGQPPANLDRRALLRDMEQFIDDYGSRSVEDIDTTAVINDFTAIIREYRIVLPPDVTLLLKMVVMLKGTATQLSPQFSMEELLEPYRIEAIKNRFSPQRWWRHLVATNRNWNHLIQTLPSDTADIIGRLRQGSFDVHLDHRNLGTIVNRLVMGILAAATFVGSTQLWSNSVPPRFHGVSVPGVVGTGIAIYLGVRVIQAVKRSGDLRDRA; encoded by the coding sequence ATGGATGCATCGACTTTGCCGCAGCTCGTGCGGAACGCGGAACGGCTCAACGAAGTCGTCAGCATCCTCCTCCGATATGGACTCGCACCCTGGCTGGGGAACGTGCGAGCGGATTGGATTCAGCGACTGCTACGCACCCACGATGGCGACCAAATTAGTCATCTCGATCCATCCGTCCGCATTCGAATGGCGCTGCTCGAACTGGGAACGACCTTCGTCAAACTCGGTCAGATGCTCAGCACGCGTGCGGATCTGATAGGCCCGGAGCTGGCCGCCGAGCTGGCCAAATTGCAATCGGATACACCCCCCGATGCACCTGGAACCGTGATTGACTTGATCACGCAGGAGTTCGGTCAACCACCCTCTGAGCTCTTCCGTCGTTTCAATGCAGAGGCTTTCGCGTCGGCTTCGATCGGCCAAGTTCACCACGCGGAGATGCACGATGGGACGGCAGTGGTCGTCAAGATTCAACATGCCGGGATTGAACATCGCATCCGCAATGACCTCGAGATTCTCATCGAATTGGCGAAGATGGCTGAGGCCAACTCACTCTATCTGGCTCAATATCAACCCGTCGCCACTGCAAAACAATTCCGTCAAACACTTGAAGACGAGCTCGACTTTACCATCGAGCAGCGGAGTCTCCAGCGATTCCGTGAAAACTTCAAAGACGACCCTCACGTAGCCTTCCCACGACCCTACGAGAATGTGTCGTCGCGCCGCGTCATGACGATGGCGAAATTTGATGGCATCAGCGTATCACGCCGCGATGATCTCGTCGCAGCGGGATGTGATCTCGCTGATGTAGCACGTCGCGGTGCCAACCTGTTTCTACAGATGGTATTCCGCCATGGTTTCTATCACGCCGATCCGCATCCTGGGAATCTGATGGTGTTGGATGGAGCCGTGATCGGTGTGCTGGATTGCGGCATGGTGGGGCGACTCAGTGGCGAAATGCGAGAGCAAATCGAAGACGTATTGATCGCAGCAATGGACAAAGATCCTCCCCGAATGGTCGACGCGGTAGTCCAAATCGGGCAACCTCCCGCAAATCTTGACCGCCGGGCTCTGCTGCGTGACATGGAACAATTTATCGATGACTACGGTTCTCGTTCGGTCGAAGATATCGATACGACCGCCGTGATCAATGATTTTACAGCGATCATTCGTGAATACCGCATCGTGCTGCCGCCCGACGTCACCTTGCTGCTGAAAATGGTGGTCATGCTCAAAGGCACCGCCACCCAGCTCAGCCCCCAATTCAGCATGGAGGAATTACTCGAGCCGTATCGTATCGAAGCGATTAAAAATCGCTTCTCGCCGCAGCGATGGTGGCGACACCTCGTCGCCACAAATCGAAATTGGAACCATCTGATTCAAACGCTGCCGAGCGACACCGCTGATATTATTGGCCGCCTTCGCCAAGGCAGCTTTGACGTCCATTTGGATCATCGGAATCTTGGCACCATCGTGAACCGATTGGTGATGGGTATCTTGGCAGCAGCAACGTTTGTCGGGTCCACTCAGTTGTGGAGCAACAGCGTACCGCCGCGTTTTCACGGTGTTTCCGTCCCCGGTGTTGTAGGGACCGGCATCGCGATCTACCTCGGCGTGCGAGTGATTCAAGCGGTCAAGAGGTCCGGTGACCTGCGGGATAGAGCTTAA
- a CDS encoding TOTE conflict system archaeo-eukaryotic primase domain-containing protein, giving the protein MTKQLSEVGLGTENAWQVNRQALAEWCWERMAVKRDRYGRYSSNGSARWSANSLSPESLHGHFNGTEIIGLGITSLDDECSFVVWDLDNHVSDESTSLNLNYAIMLRDKLRAIGLQSLIEDSDGKGGIHLWLVFSQRIPASTAHQLAKSIASDFREHGLEKIECFPKSPTVKNTQKRCGNYIRIPGKHHKRDHWSRFWGDDDWLTLSDSVQLLREHKGNDPALIPAATSVMKPKSTGKNLIKPGTPVEGDENIDLARQHAAKTAGAVAGESGHDRTFRLACDLIKGFSLTEAQALEIISEWNSKCAPPWTEDELKHKVDDAAKSDGRIGYLLRTSIAASLNEMEVNDQVVAVLAKRQDIFEHHGRLTVVGKKSTDGEETHRVLKPLVLASLREIISDSCSIFDPHAQGSSHRGSKGQRIPRWCSEAILARGHWEGIRPIRGVVRCPVLRENGTIVQTAGYDDESGLYLDIDDSFPEVPENPSPELIKQSVASLLDIVSDFPFANSESRSAWLASLLTPLAREAYRGCTGPMFLFDGNVPGTGKGLLAEINWMIVTGSRAVQNSIPSGNDEVRKLITSFVVEARQLVLFDDIVDSIGCGALNAVLTGTTWNDRRLGHNEVIEGPLRFTLYGTGNNINLAGDMPRRVCQIRLQSAEEHPEDRSEFQYPAVLEHVRLHRPQLLVAALTILRGYIVAGRPNQGLESWGSFEGWSALVRGSIVWCGLADPGLTRAEVRESSDSDTESLLHFIRALQGVDPKGKGLKAFDILEVANDRGACSPIYSKGLRGAIEEFCGMCIGRVSSSILGTRLRRFKCRVVKQMSLNTKKVNGDNRWWVEVASAPTLTVDHAVSETDLDQATLEVDVEAEEAWFERAYCDYLISLARDDQFLEAAMFEVDAEKDDEWIERAYERHLDQVGLAS; this is encoded by the coding sequence ATGACGAAACAATTGTCTGAAGTAGGTTTGGGAACTGAAAACGCATGGCAGGTCAATCGTCAAGCACTCGCTGAGTGGTGCTGGGAACGGATGGCAGTCAAGCGAGACCGCTACGGCCGATATTCTTCGAATGGATCAGCCAGATGGTCAGCAAACAGCCTTTCGCCTGAGTCATTGCACGGGCACTTTAACGGGACCGAGATCATAGGACTCGGTATCACCTCGTTGGACGACGAGTGCTCGTTCGTCGTGTGGGATCTGGATAATCATGTTTCCGATGAGTCGACAAGTCTTAATCTCAATTACGCGATCATGTTGAGGGATAAACTCCGTGCGATCGGCCTGCAATCGCTGATCGAAGACAGCGATGGCAAAGGTGGAATACATCTCTGGCTTGTGTTTTCTCAACGAATCCCAGCCAGTACTGCACATCAATTGGCGAAATCGATCGCTTCGGATTTTCGTGAACACGGGCTTGAGAAGATTGAGTGCTTCCCAAAGTCGCCGACCGTCAAAAACACGCAAAAACGCTGTGGCAACTATATCCGCATTCCCGGCAAACATCACAAACGTGACCATTGGTCACGATTCTGGGGCGATGACGACTGGCTAACCTTGAGCGATTCGGTTCAGCTGTTGCGGGAGCACAAAGGGAATGATCCGGCTTTGATTCCGGCCGCTACGTCGGTGATGAAACCGAAATCCACGGGCAAGAACTTGATCAAGCCCGGAACGCCGGTTGAGGGCGACGAAAACATTGACTTGGCCCGTCAGCACGCTGCTAAAACTGCAGGTGCGGTAGCAGGCGAGAGTGGTCACGACCGAACTTTCCGGCTTGCCTGTGATCTTATTAAGGGTTTCTCGCTGACTGAAGCACAGGCCTTGGAGATCATCAGTGAGTGGAACAGCAAGTGCGCCCCGCCGTGGACAGAAGATGAGTTGAAGCATAAAGTCGACGACGCAGCTAAATCTGACGGCAGAATCGGATACCTATTGAGAACCAGCATCGCCGCGTCGCTGAATGAAATGGAGGTCAACGATCAAGTGGTTGCAGTCCTCGCGAAGCGGCAGGACATCTTTGAGCACCACGGGCGGTTGACGGTGGTCGGCAAGAAGAGCACGGACGGTGAAGAAACCCACCGAGTTTTGAAGCCACTTGTTCTTGCGTCGCTTCGGGAAATCATCAGTGACAGTTGCAGTATTTTTGATCCGCACGCACAAGGTTCCAGTCACAGAGGCAGCAAAGGACAACGAATTCCGCGTTGGTGTTCGGAGGCCATATTAGCACGTGGGCATTGGGAAGGGATTCGTCCGATTCGTGGCGTCGTGCGCTGTCCCGTGCTGCGGGAGAATGGCACGATCGTGCAGACGGCGGGTTACGACGACGAAAGCGGTCTGTATCTCGACATCGACGATAGTTTCCCCGAAGTCCCCGAGAATCCGTCACCGGAACTCATCAAGCAGTCAGTGGCATCCCTGCTGGATATCGTCTCCGATTTTCCCTTCGCGAATAGCGAAAGTCGATCCGCTTGGCTCGCCAGCTTGTTGACGCCTCTGGCGCGCGAAGCCTACCGTGGATGCACGGGGCCGATGTTTCTGTTCGACGGCAATGTACCGGGAACCGGGAAGGGGCTGCTCGCGGAGATCAATTGGATGATCGTGACCGGCAGTCGAGCCGTTCAGAACTCGATTCCCTCGGGCAACGATGAGGTTCGCAAACTCATCACCTCCTTCGTCGTTGAGGCCCGCCAATTGGTGCTGTTCGACGACATCGTTGACTCCATCGGCTGCGGGGCACTGAACGCGGTTTTGACTGGTACAACGTGGAACGACCGCAGGCTGGGACACAACGAAGTGATCGAGGGCCCATTGAGATTCACACTCTACGGGACGGGCAACAACATTAATCTCGCTGGAGATATGCCGCGGCGTGTCTGCCAGATTCGTCTTCAGTCGGCGGAGGAGCACCCTGAAGACCGCAGCGAGTTCCAATACCCGGCCGTGCTCGAGCATGTGCGGCTTCATCGCCCCCAACTACTAGTCGCGGCGTTGACGATACTGCGTGGTTACATTGTGGCCGGACGTCCCAACCAGGGGCTGGAGAGTTGGGGATCATTTGAGGGCTGGTCGGCCTTGGTTCGCGGATCGATCGTGTGGTGCGGACTTGCCGATCCGGGATTGACGAGAGCGGAGGTCCGAGAGTCTTCCGACAGTGACACGGAATCGTTGCTGCACTTCATACGGGCCTTGCAGGGCGTTGACCCTAAAGGGAAGGGCCTGAAGGCCTTCGATATCCTAGAGGTTGCCAACGATCGTGGGGCGTGTTCGCCGATCTATAGCAAGGGGCTGAGGGGCGCGATCGAGGAGTTCTGCGGCATGTGCATCGGACGAGTGAGTTCGTCGATCCTTGGCACGCGACTGCGGCGATTCAAGTGTCGCGTTGTCAAGCAGATGTCGCTCAACACGAAAAAAGTCAATGGTGATAATCGTTGGTGGGTCGAGGTTGCATCTGCTCCAACGTTAACGGTGGATCATGCGGTTAGCGAAACTGACCTAGATCAGGCAACGCTTGAAGTCGATGTGGAAGCGGAGGAAGCATGGTTCGAGCGAGCCTACTGCGACTACCTGATCAGTCTGGCTCGCGATGATCAGTTTTTGGAGGCTGCAATGTTTGAAGTAGATGCAGAGAAGGACGACGAATGGATTGAGCGAGCGTACGAAAGACATCTGGATCAAGTTGGCTTAGCAAGCTGA
- a CDS encoding DUF1559 family PulG-like putative transporter has translation MAMNSNSCKIEKAFPSTRYFKLPNSGSTISSRTRRLLPFLEEQALWETLTLKRPYFAQTERFSYETPLVFLCPERNYDPLPQNQIHPTNILMVSGGGAPGVENGVMVGTDASGPPVSLAYISDGLSNTIAVTETVAGEFSTTEPPSGISKAWTCKSSRVFALPYEEDVYFAECDAIGEDPELIRARRQFASLGSEWLFSSIGISRMIAVLPRMTVNCTNGNVFSEVYCRICSRQFDGRFMVRYVA, from the coding sequence ATGGCTATGAATAGTAATTCTTGCAAGATCGAAAAGGCATTCCCATCCACGCGATATTTCAAGCTTCCAAACAGCGGTTCGACGATCAGTTCCAGAACGAGACGCTTGCTTCCCTTTTTAGAGGAGCAAGCATTGTGGGAGACCCTCACTCTAAAGCGGCCGTACTTTGCACAGACTGAACGTTTCTCATACGAAACGCCTCTTGTCTTTCTCTGCCCGGAACGCAATTACGATCCCCTCCCACAAAACCAGATTCACCCGACCAATATTTTAATGGTGTCCGGAGGTGGTGCGCCTGGTGTTGAGAATGGTGTCATGGTGGGGACCGACGCCAGCGGTCCCCCTGTATCACTCGCATACATCAGTGACGGTCTGTCAAACACCATTGCTGTGACGGAGACGGTTGCCGGCGAGTTTTCCACGACGGAACCGCCAAGCGGCATCAGCAAGGCTTGGACATGTAAGTCCTCCAGAGTGTTTGCGCTTCCGTACGAGGAGGATGTTTATTTCGCCGAATGTGATGCAATAGGCGAAGATCCCGAGTTGATCCGTGCCAGACGCCAATTCGCGTCACTTGGATCGGAGTGGCTGTTTTCATCCATTGGCATCAGCCGCATGATTGCGGTACTTCCGCGGATGACAGTCAACTGTACCAACGGGAATGTCTTTAGCGAAGTTTACTGCAGAATATGTTCGAGGCAATTCGATGGGAGGTTCATGGTCAGGTACGTTGCCTAA
- a CDS encoding carboxymuconolactone decarboxylase family protein → MKKYIVLTCASIAIIGLVFLGASHAQELSPSQSTPKGVPSNRADMLKALDRLKYREARLPLPPANEDSNLPVSNSSASTSIQSGGRTSMGVVNNGRMRNLYLPPELQIRGGRYPAVSDQGLPYDFSTELFWIVSRVNNCHYCLGHQEHKLKSVGVTEPTLLALDSDWAAFPEKQRAAFAFTRQLTLAPHTITDRDIDALRVHFSEEQILDMAFTVGRYNATNRWTDSLGIPQEEQREFVSTLDPQVASTPSQVAPVGFPKREKFDDYTDWLAEFERQSTRQPRLSMASFEPHDGIFAHEQLLSEIPAAGPAFVEQLHQARIVGQIPVGLRDQIAYVAAREDQAWYMQNVSRTRLLAEGLSDHEIFQLTAGSSSSGAQSVALQFVKKLTTHPQSMTDQDIQNLSHFYSSEQIAEIVYHTGLAATLNRVTEVVCLGW, encoded by the coding sequence ATGAAAAAGTATATCGTTCTTACCTGTGCGTCTATTGCCATCATTGGTCTCGTGTTCTTGGGTGCTTCCCATGCGCAGGAGCTATCGCCTTCGCAATCAACTCCGAAGGGCGTGCCTTCCAATCGAGCGGACATGCTCAAGGCGCTCGACCGTTTGAAGTATCGCGAAGCGAGGTTGCCACTGCCGCCGGCCAATGAGGACTCGAATCTTCCCGTCTCGAATTCCTCTGCCTCGACTTCCATACAATCTGGCGGTCGGACCTCGATGGGAGTCGTCAACAACGGTCGGATGCGAAATCTGTATCTGCCACCAGAACTGCAAATCCGTGGAGGTCGCTACCCCGCGGTCTCCGATCAAGGATTGCCGTATGACTTTTCGACCGAACTGTTCTGGATTGTATCTCGGGTCAATAACTGTCATTACTGCCTCGGCCATCAAGAACACAAATTGAAATCAGTTGGCGTGACTGAGCCGACATTGCTCGCACTCGATTCCGACTGGGCGGCCTTCCCAGAAAAACAGCGTGCAGCATTTGCCTTCACACGCCAGTTGACGTTGGCTCCGCATACCATCACCGACCGCGATATCGATGCACTACGAGTTCATTTTTCAGAGGAACAAATCCTCGATATGGCTTTCACCGTTGGTCGCTATAACGCCACGAATCGGTGGACCGACTCGTTGGGCATTCCGCAAGAAGAACAGCGGGAATTTGTCTCGACACTCGACCCGCAAGTCGCGAGCACACCGTCGCAAGTCGCACCAGTCGGGTTTCCCAAACGAGAGAAATTTGATGATTACACTGATTGGCTCGCAGAGTTTGAACGACAATCGACGCGGCAACCGCGCCTTTCAATGGCATCATTTGAACCGCACGATGGGATTTTTGCTCACGAGCAGCTGTTATCCGAAATCCCAGCGGCTGGCCCGGCATTTGTGGAGCAACTTCACCAAGCCAGGATTGTCGGGCAAATTCCCGTTGGCCTACGAGACCAAATTGCATACGTCGCGGCCCGCGAAGATCAAGCTTGGTACATGCAAAACGTTTCGCGAACACGGTTGTTGGCAGAAGGACTCAGCGATCACGAGATCTTTCAGCTGACCGCAGGCAGCTCTTCAAGCGGCGCCCAGAGCGTGGCATTGCAGTTTGTCAAAAAACTGACGACGCACCCTCAGTCCATGACCGACCAAGATATCCAAAACCTGAGCCATTTCTACTCTTCAGAGCAGATCGCTGAGATTGTTTACCACACGGGGCTAGCGGCCACACTCAATCGAGTCACCGAGGTTGTCTGTCTGGGGTGGTAG